Proteins from one Phyllobacterium zundukense genomic window:
- a CDS encoding elongation factor G, whose protein sequence is MRCFTVLGPSQAGKSTLVEKLAALEGTSKKSISPYGLGLTEFEFGNEAWCALDAPGSGEALAHAQHALLASDACILCVSPNPEEAVLAAPYLRVIEASGTPCIVFVNRMDEPRGRLRDVIASLQDFASHTLLLRQIPIREGDKIVGSCDLISERAWRYREGQTSALVEIPTDVVEREHEARAELLESLSEFDDWLLEELIEDREPASDAIYAISSRVLRENRVIPVLVGAASHSNGIMRLMKALRHEAPQCDALRARLAAAVSIKETALVGVSFHGYHRQNVGKSVLVRALGDGLKQGSVLAGSRLGPVQDPGTGKPVPAAILPGDVFATVKSDHLPVPSLLTADAAVPSPAWTEPPTPMLERILVPDSERDETKLSETLAKLAETDHGLKVMQEEGTGAQLVCVQGPVHLRDLCKTLAEVFHVNVTDRQPSPVYRETISKTSDVHYRHRKQTGGAGQFADVKLSIHPNERGEGFSFGETVKGGAVPRNFIPAVEAGAREAMEKGPLGLRVIDVGVILTDGQHHSVDSSEFAFRAAGKMGVRDALAQASAVLMQPIFRVEIHIPSIYSGSLVPIVSSFKGQVLGFDRDESAKGWDVFRALIPGSALDELARSLRSATQGIGTFAKNFDHFEELYGKEADAIISAHAS, encoded by the coding sequence ATGCGCTGCTTTACGGTACTCGGCCCCTCGCAGGCCGGGAAATCCACGCTCGTGGAAAAACTGGCCGCACTGGAAGGTACATCGAAAAAATCCATCTCTCCATACGGATTGGGCCTGACGGAATTCGAGTTCGGAAACGAAGCGTGGTGTGCACTGGATGCGCCCGGCTCAGGTGAGGCCCTGGCCCACGCCCAGCACGCACTTTTGGCCAGTGATGCGTGCATCTTGTGTGTGTCGCCGAACCCCGAGGAAGCTGTTCTTGCGGCTCCCTATCTGCGGGTGATCGAAGCTTCGGGAACACCGTGTATCGTGTTCGTGAACCGGATGGATGAACCAAGGGGACGGCTCCGAGACGTCATAGCTTCGCTTCAGGACTTTGCCAGCCACACCTTGCTCCTGCGGCAGATCCCGATCCGCGAAGGCGACAAGATCGTCGGCAGCTGCGACCTTATTTCGGAGCGTGCCTGGCGTTACCGCGAGGGCCAGACATCCGCGCTGGTCGAAATTCCCACCGATGTCGTGGAGCGCGAACACGAAGCGCGGGCGGAACTTCTCGAATCTCTCTCCGAATTCGACGACTGGCTGCTCGAGGAACTCATCGAGGACCGCGAACCGGCCAGCGATGCCATTTATGCCATCTCTTCGCGCGTTCTGCGGGAAAACCGTGTCATCCCCGTTCTCGTCGGCGCCGCAAGCCATAGCAATGGCATCATGCGCCTGATGAAGGCACTGCGTCACGAAGCGCCGCAATGCGATGCTCTTCGCGCACGGCTGGCAGCGGCCGTCAGCATCAAGGAGACGGCGTTGGTCGGCGTGAGCTTCCACGGCTATCACCGCCAGAACGTCGGCAAGTCGGTGCTTGTCCGTGCTCTCGGCGACGGCCTCAAGCAGGGGTCCGTGCTTGCCGGCTCCCGTCTGGGACCCGTGCAGGATCCCGGAACCGGCAAACCCGTTCCAGCGGCGATACTCCCCGGCGACGTTTTCGCCACGGTCAAATCCGACCATTTGCCTGTTCCGTCGCTGCTGACGGCTGATGCAGCTGTCCCATCACCGGCATGGACAGAGCCGCCTACCCCCATGCTGGAACGCATACTGGTACCCGATAGCGAACGGGACGAAACCAAGCTCTCCGAAACGCTGGCAAAGCTCGCAGAGACCGATCACGGCCTCAAGGTCATGCAGGAGGAAGGGACCGGCGCTCAACTGGTCTGCGTCCAGGGACCGGTACATTTGCGCGATCTGTGCAAGACCCTGGCGGAGGTCTTTCACGTCAACGTAACCGACCGCCAGCCAAGCCCGGTCTACCGCGAGACGATCTCCAAGACATCGGATGTTCACTACCGCCATCGCAAGCAGACCGGCGGTGCCGGACAATTTGCCGATGTGAAACTGAGCATCCACCCGAATGAACGCGGCGAAGGCTTCAGCTTCGGCGAAACCGTCAAGGGTGGTGCTGTTCCGCGCAATTTCATTCCCGCGGTCGAGGCCGGAGCGCGCGAAGCGATGGAGAAAGGCCCGCTGGGTCTTCGGGTCATCGATGTCGGCGTGATATTGACCGACGGCCAGCACCATTCCGTGGACAGTTCCGAATTCGCATTCCGGGCTGCGGGGAAAATGGGGGTCCGGGACGCGCTCGCCCAGGCATCCGCCGTACTGATGCAGCCGATCTTCCGTGTGGAGATCCACATCCCCTCCATCTATTCCGGCAGCCTCGTACCCATCGTCTCCTCCTTCAAGGGCCAGGTTCTGGGCTTCGACCGCGATGAATCCGCCAAGGGATGGGATGTCTTCCGCGCGCTCATTCCCGGCAGTGCGCTCGACGAACTGGCGCGCTCGCTGCGCTCCGCTACACAGGGCATCGGCACATTTGCGAAGAACTTCGATCATTTCGAAGAGCTTTATGGGAAAGAAGCCGATGCCATCATCAGCGCGCATGCAAGCTGA
- a CDS encoding CynX/NimT family MFS transporter: MNQHISPSSGPQDIASEQLIDAEADSVPQPRPPVFASRAAQIVTGLSLVLIAFNLRPVFSSASALLPEIIEQTGLSSFGAGVLTTLPVVCLGVFAPLAPRLAQRIGSERTLLAVLLLLALGTALRGFGSLPLLFFGTALAGSCIAVGNVLLPGLVKRDFASRTGMMTGLYTMALCAGAASAAGFTLPLQRVLGGSWSLALGAWALPAILVAVIWFPHAFFRKVRTKHAGFRVEGLWRDRLAWQVTLFMGLQSALAYCVFGWLSPILRERGLDGVTAGVVVSVSVMAQVCACLLVPSIAVRCRDQRLLNVALVALAVIGLLGFLFAPLSMVWVWAVVQGLGQGGLIAIAMTIIVLRSPNAHVASHLSGMAQCIGYMLAATGPLLVGLIHSLTGSFSATAVLFVLLGLGAALFGWGAGRSIHVGAKTIELS; this comes from the coding sequence ATGAACCAGCATATATCCCCCAGCTCCGGACCACAGGATATCGCCAGCGAACAATTGATCGATGCCGAAGCCGACAGCGTTCCACAGCCCAGGCCTCCGGTTTTTGCAAGCCGCGCCGCGCAGATCGTCACGGGGTTGAGCCTCGTCCTCATCGCCTTCAATCTCCGTCCGGTCTTTTCCAGCGCGTCTGCGCTTTTGCCGGAGATCATCGAACAGACGGGGCTGTCCTCTTTCGGCGCCGGCGTTCTGACAACCCTGCCCGTCGTCTGCCTTGGCGTCTTCGCCCCGCTCGCGCCAAGGCTGGCACAGCGCATCGGCTCCGAACGCACACTGTTGGCCGTGCTGTTGCTTCTGGCGTTGGGTACCGCGTTGCGCGGCTTCGGCTCGCTGCCATTGCTATTCTTTGGGACCGCCCTTGCCGGCTCCTGTATCGCCGTCGGCAATGTTCTGCTTCCGGGCCTTGTGAAACGCGACTTCGCCTCGAGAACCGGCATGATGACCGGCCTTTACACGATGGCGCTCTGTGCAGGAGCAGCCAGCGCAGCCGGTTTCACCCTGCCGTTGCAGCGCGTGCTCGGCGGCTCGTGGTCGCTGGCGCTAGGTGCATGGGCGTTGCCGGCGATACTCGTTGCGGTGATCTGGTTCCCGCATGCCTTCTTCAGGAAAGTCCGCACGAAACATGCCGGGTTCAGGGTCGAAGGTCTCTGGCGCGATCGCCTTGCCTGGCAGGTCACCCTGTTCATGGGGCTGCAATCGGCTTTGGCTTACTGCGTCTTCGGCTGGCTATCGCCGATCCTGCGCGAGCGCGGGCTCGACGGCGTTACGGCGGGCGTCGTCGTATCCGTGTCGGTTATGGCGCAGGTTTGTGCTTGCCTCCTCGTTCCATCGATCGCAGTGCGCTGCAGGGACCAGCGGCTGCTCAATGTGGCGCTCGTTGCGCTTGCGGTCATCGGTCTGCTCGGTTTTCTGTTCGCACCCTTGTCAATGGTCTGGGTGTGGGCTGTCGTCCAGGGCCTTGGTCAAGGTGGGCTGATTGCCATTGCCATGACCATCATCGTTTTGCGATCACCTAATGCACATGTGGCATCGCATCTTTCCGGCATGGCGCAATGCATCGGCTATATGCTTGCCGCAACGGGTCCGCTTCTGGTCGGGCTCATTCACAGCCTCACCGGGAGTTTCTCCGCCACAGCTGTGCTGTTCGTGCTTCTGGGGCTTGGAGCGGCCCTGTTCGGTTGGGGCGCCGGGCGTTCGATCCACGTCGGTGCGAAAACAATCGAACTCTCATAA
- a CDS encoding FadR/GntR family transcriptional regulator produces the protein MQPAMRTNLADTAIQNIRAEITASRWQIGERIPNEATLADMLGVSRGTVREAVRVLVSQGILETRQGSGTYVRSVIDAEDSLLRIRRTGLRDQVETRCALEVEGARLAATRHTPEVVAELRQMLSDRGEYNPADHDRYVEQDLAFHKAVVAASGNSALIEVYEFFSASTQEIIKATVTGELPEPDMAAHSAIIDAIASGDPEKATLTTRAFMAPILLELDRLLAS, from the coding sequence ATGCAGCCCGCCATGCGTACCAATCTTGCAGATACTGCGATTCAAAATATTCGTGCTGAAATCACCGCCAGCCGCTGGCAGATCGGAGAGCGCATCCCGAATGAGGCGACGCTTGCCGACATGCTGGGCGTCAGTCGCGGCACCGTGCGGGAAGCCGTTCGCGTCCTCGTTTCTCAGGGCATCCTTGAAACCAGACAGGGCTCGGGGACCTATGTGCGTTCGGTGATCGACGCGGAGGACAGTCTGCTCCGAATCCGGCGCACCGGGCTTCGCGATCAGGTCGAGACGCGTTGTGCGCTCGAAGTGGAGGGCGCGCGTCTTGCAGCAACACGCCATACACCGGAGGTCGTCGCCGAACTTCGGCAAATGCTTAGCGATCGCGGCGAGTACAACCCCGCCGATCATGATCGCTATGTCGAACAGGACCTTGCATTTCACAAGGCGGTTGTTGCGGCTTCCGGAAACAGCGCACTCATCGAGGTCTACGAATTCTTCTCGGCTTCGACCCAGGAAATCATCAAGGCCACGGTGACCGGCGAACTCCCCGAACCCGACATGGCTGCTCATTCCGCCATCATCGATGCCATCGCCTCGGGCGATCCGGAGAAAGCAACTCTCACTACCCGGGCCTTCATGGCTCCCATTCTTCTTGAACTCGATCGGCTTCTCGCATCATGA